The genomic window TCGGGGAGGTTGTAACCGGCGGTATAGACAGCATCGACCTTGCCGGCTCGCCACAGAACCGGACGGCCGTTGCAGAGGCGCAGCAACATGCCGCCTTCGAGAATATAGTCATCGACCGTGAGTGCGCTGCCATCGACCGCAACGGAAACGATGGTTAGAGGCATAGACTGCTCAGCAGCGCGCGCAAGGATGATCTCACCCTGTGCGCTGCGGAGCCATTCCGTCTGCCGAACCGTCTCCGCGCCGAATGAGCGGCGGCACCATCCGGCCACGGCCGAACTAACCTGATCGATCAGATCACCCAGCGCCTGATCGCTCGCGCCGCCGTCGATGCCCAACTCTGCCTTGAGGGCATCGACAGTGGCGAGCCTCGCCGAAACCGCCGGCGTGATGACGGTGATCATCAGGCCTGGCCCTGCTGCGCCGCCACCAGCGCATGGAGCGCGGCCAGGATATCCGGCTTGCGGGTCTCTTCCGGGCCGATAATCTCCGCCGCTTTCACAGCGAAGGTCTTCCAGGGCAGCGTGTCGATCTGGGCCAGTAGGTCAGCGGCGGCCTTGGCCTTCGGGTCTGGGGACGCACCACCCTCTCCCGTACCGCCCGCGCCGGCCGGATCACCGGTCAATCCACCAACTCCGGCGCCGACAGCGCCCAGTTGGCCCTGTCCATCGCCATGCCCGCCGGCATCGCCGCTAGGTTCGCCGTCGACCGAACCGCCACCTCCGTCCTGCTCGCGAAACTTAACCACACCTTCCCGAACCAGCCGCAAGGCTTGGTCGTCCGGGAAACCCGCCAGCTCCCCCGCGATATACGGGGGAGCGTTGCGGATGAACTGCACGATCTTCATGGATCAGGACAGCTTGTAGGGGCCGCCGAAGACGGCAACCGAGGAGACAGAAGCCGTGTCCGTATTGGCAGCAGACAGGTCCGGCGTGACGACGACGCGGACATAGGTCCCGCAATATTCCAGCGAGACACCGATCTTGCCGACCCCCGTCTCAGTGGTGCCGCCACTGCCGCCCGTCAGGGTCAGCACCGTGGTGGGCGCCACCACGTCGACCCAGCCGCTGCCATCATCGCTGGTCTGGATCTTGGCGGAGACGGTCAGAGTGGCCGCCGCCGCCAGCACCGCGCGGGCGGGGATCAGGAAGGCAACAGATTCCTGCCGTCCGGAGGGAAAGGTGGAAACATTGATGGTGGCGCCATTGGCGGCGGTGTTGTCACCGGAACCGCCGGCGGTGGCGGCGGTGGCAGCCAGCGCAAAAGCGACCGCCTGCAGTTCGCTGGCAATGTCGCGTTGGAGGGCGAACATGTTCGATGCTCCTTGTCAGAGGATGTGGATGCGCGCGGGCAATGACGGGATTACGAACCCCAGCGGCAGTTCTGCAGCAGCGTGAAGGCCGCCTGACGGGAAACGCCGTAATCGTGGCCGGCCAGACCCCGGATCAGGGTTTGGTTCTTGCTGTAAGCGCTGACCAGAGTGTTGCCCTGCTTGTAGCTTGCGGTGTCGCTGGCATCGATCCGGAGTTGGTAGCTGTCCGCGACCATGGAGAAGCTGAAGTCGCCGAAGGCGATCTCCGTGCAGTCCGAATTGGTGCCGTCCGAAAGGTTGACCGGGATACGGTTGAACCGCTCAACCGGATAGCCGCGGAATGTCGGCGTCGGCTCACTCAGGCTCGGATAGACCTTATTGCCATTGCTGTCCCGCAGGTCCTGAAGGAAGAGGAACACGCGATCATGCATTAGCCAAGCCGGATCAATCATGGGAATACTGGCGAGCGACAGCGCCAGGATCATCTTGCGCGTGTCGCTGTCGATCTGGACCGCCGTCGGCGTCTGCCCGCCCGTCGCGTTGAACTTGGCACTTGCCAGAATGAACCGCACCAGTCCCTTCGGTGCCGCACCCGTGCCGGCACCACGGTAGAAAGCCGTATCCTCGGCCTGGGCAAAGCCATCGACCATCATATCGCGAACATACTTGTCCACGCCAGCGGCGGCAGGTCCAGCGCGCCCCAGACGCAACAGCTTGTTGCTGAGTGGAACGAGCGAAGCGATCTCGCGCTCCTTGAAGTTGATCGCGCCGAAGGACGGCTCGTCGGTGGTGATATCATCACCCTCGCCGATGTAGTAGGCGTTGATGCCCTTTTCCACGGTGGGGATGGTGTCCGTCCCACCAACCAGCGGAACGGAGCGGCTCTTACGGCGGATCACAGTGCGCGGATACAGCAGCGGGATCATTTCCGCAGACAGCCGCTCGGGCACGAAGATTCCTCCGCCGCCCAGATCATTAGTCTGCATGGCGGCTGCCAGATCCAGAACAACAGGGTTGCTCTCGCCGAATTGGGCGGCCGCCCAGGAGTGAGCCTGCTCCAGGTTGCCTTTAGCGGCGACGATGGCGCGCGTATAGCGGGCCAGGCCGATGCCGGGCTCGTCCTTCTCCGCGGCGGTGGCCGGCACGCGGTCGGCCGGCCGATTGTCGTCGGCAGTGGTCGTGTTGCTGGGGACAGCCCTGGACGCCCGCAGAGCCTGGGCCCGCTCGGCGGCCTTGATCGTCTCGTCCAGCTCCTGAACAGCCTTCTCGGCGGCGTTGAAGGCGGTCTGCTGGTCCGCGGTCATCCCGCCGGTCGCGCCATCAAGGATGGCGGTCAGGGCGTCATACTTCTTCGCGCGTTCCTGGCGAAGCGCGTTGATATCGACGGGCATCTCCATCTCCTCTGTCCGTCAAAAGAAAGGGGCGCCTTGCGGCGCCCCGATGTCCCAAGCTCCTCGCCGGGAGTTACTTGCGCAGCGCGTCCGCGCGGCGTTTGTTCGAAACCTGGGCCGTTAATTCGGCCAGGACTTGGTCGTAGCTCTTGATGCCATCGGCCATGCCGGCCTCGACAGCCGCCCGGCCGACCAGAACGCCGCCCTGGCCGAAATCGGATTTGATCCGGGTGGGCGTCGTGGCGCGGCCGCGTGCAACATCGGCGATGAACTGCGCCTCGATGGCGTCCAGCGTCGCGCGAATAGTGGCAGCACCCTCCTCCGTGGTCGGGTCCGGCCGCTTGTTCGGGGCGTTGCTGCTAACGATCTCCACTGCGATGGAGCCATCGCTTCCGGGCTCCACCTGCTTGGGCAGGGCCGCGACGACACCGATAGAGCCGACCATGGCCGTGCGCTCCATGTGGATGGCACTGGTGGCGGACGCGATCCAATAACCCGCCGACGCCGCGGCGCCGGCCACAAAAGCCACGGTCGGCTTATGCTTGCGCCCGGCATGGATGGTATCGGCCATAGCATTGATGCCACTGACGGCACCACCCGGCGTATCCAGCAGAAACAGGGTCGCGCCGATATCGGCATTGGCCAGAGCCAGCCGATAATCGTTCTGCAGGGCCGCCACCGAGGTGGCGCCCGACATCTCGGTCATCAGGTTGGCGCGCGGGAAGATCGGCCCGAAGATCGGCAGAATGGCCACGCCGCCGGCGGTGACCATGGCATAGCGCGCGCCCTCCAGCCGGCGCGCCGACGGGCCGGCGGCCATGGCAAGGGTCTGCTCGCGCAACACCCGGGCAGCTTCGGCCGTGTCCTTTTCCATGCCCTGGCGCTGCGCAAGCGCCGCCAGGCGGGGAAGCCAGTCGGGCTGAATGGCCCAGGGTTCCGCGGTGAGCGCGTCGAAAACCGTCGTCATGGCTAATCCTCAGCGTTCCTGCTTGTCCTTGGGCTCAGGCCCATCATCCCTAGAGGTGTCCGTCCCTGCCGGCGCCATGTTGATTGGCGTCAGGTAGGTCTTGCCCTTGCCCTCCGGCAGCGGGTTCATGCTTTCCCAGGCCAGAATGTCATCTGCGCTCAGCCACCCCCACTGACGCCCGATCGCGTAGGCCCTGTAGCGATTCAGCATGTCGCCGCGCTTCAGGTCATCCAGGTCGATCTCAACGAAATATTCCTGGCGCTCGTCGGTCGTCAGGCAGGACGTCTCGACCGCCGTCTCCAGACCGCGGGCCAGGGCCGAAACGGGGCCGGTGACATAGTCGATACCCTGGTGTTCGATATTAGAGAACGTGGCTCGATCCAGAATCCCGATCTTGTGTGGCGGCACCCCGAATATCTGGGCACAGGCAGTAGCCTGCTCCTTCCGCAGCTCGACAAGTTGGCTGTCGGAATTGTTGAAGCTGAATTCCTTCAGCTTCATCCCCAGTTCCAGGATGGCGATCCGGAAGGCATTGTCCACGCCACCGTAGGTGCGCTCCAGGCCGGCCCGAATACGTGCGGCAGTCGTATCGTCCGGAAATTTGTTGTCCATCTCGATCACGGCACTCGGCCTAGCCCCGTTCTTGAAGAACTTGGCAGCGAACCGCTCGGTGGCGATGCAGAGCGCCAGCATCTCTTTGTGCTGGGCGATGGGCGACACGCCCAGGATGCCGCCATTTACCGCTCCATCCGACGATGCGCGATACGGCACGTGCAGAACATCCTGCCAGGATAGGCCCCGCTCTCCAGATGGGCCCGCAATATCGAAAAACGGCTCCCCCTCATCCGTCCAGCGCTGTGTAGTGCTGCCTGGCTGAAGCAGCGTGAGCCGGGATATAACGCCTTCGGCGGATCGCTTCGCACGGCTGTAGGCATTGCCGCGTGTCAAGGCGTTGTGGATCAGCGTCCGGCGCCACTGGAACGAACTGAGCCACGGCGCCGGCCAACCCGACAGCATCGCGTGCAACGGGTGGTCCTTGGCGACCTCGCTCCCGGTCGGCAGCCGCCGATGCAGCGAGATTGGCACCTTGGCGAGGTCGTCCGCCAGGACCTGCACAGCCGCCGCGACACCCGGCACCTGCAAGGCATCGCTCACGGACACGCGAATGCCGGTTTCCGTGATGATCCCGCCAAACAGGTCCGTCAACCAGCCGCTCGGATCCGACGTGCCAGAGGTCTCGGACGCCGCCGGCGCGCCCATGACGCCGCTGATCCAGCCCATCACTTCTTCTCCCGAAGAAGCCATGCCATCACCGGCAGCGCGTAGAGCAGAAGTCCGGCCAGGATGAAGCCAGCGGCCGGGAGCAACAGGCCGGCGCCGATGCCCGACAGAGCAATACCGGCAAGGGCCATACCCAAGCGGGCCAGTTCCTGCTTTTCGGCGTCTGGCAACCCAGGCTGGGGCGCCTCCTGCGACGATTCCTGCATCACCAGACCTTCAGTTCGAAATCTCTTGGCATTGTGTTGTCCTCTTCGCCAGCCATTGCCTTTCCCAGCGCGCTGATCAGCGCGACTGGGCCGTCGATCTTCTTCTCGGCAGTCTCTTTGTTGGGGTAGACGTTGCCCTTCTTGTCGGGCTTCGACACCACGTTGGACATCATCCACGTCATGACCGGGCACCCGTCATGGACCCACTGTCGGGCCCTCACGAAGGCGTCCAATTGCTTCATCGGCTCGCTGAAGTTTAGCACCAGCGGGCGATATTCCTGGACTGGCACGCCCACCTTCTGCAATCGGGTGACCAGATACGTTGCCTGGTGAGGGTCGTAGACGACGAACTGCAGTTTGAACCGGCTGGCGAGGTCGAGGATGTCTTCCTCGATCAGCTCGAAGTCGATGATGTTGCCGTCAGTGACCCGTAGGAACCCATCAGCCCGCCACGCCTGATAATGCTCGTTCTCCGGCAGATCGACCGTCGCCTCAGGCAGATAGTGGATGCCGAACGAGATGTGCGGCCCACCCTCTTCCTCCGGAAGGATCAGTATCTTTAGCGAAGCGATATCAATCTTCGATGCCAGGTCGAGGCCGACGATGATCCGCCGCCCCTCATAATCGTCGAGACAGATGTTGACCCTGGCGCAATCGGCCCAGGCCCTCATGTCGAAATAGCCACTGAGCGCATTGACCCAGCAATTCAGGTGCTTGGTCAGGAACCGGCCACGGGCCCTGGCGCTGTTCACCGCCTCCCGCTGGCGGGCCAGCAGGAAATCTTCCAGCACCGACACGCCGAAATTCGGGTTGGCCTTCCTCAGGATGGCCGGATTTGCCCAGTCATCCCCATCGTCGATCGTGTAGACGATGCCGAACTTCTCATCATCCTGGATCGCACCATCCAGGATTTTACAGATAGTCCCCCTCATGTCGTAGCAGGGGCCGGCGATGTTATCGCCCGCCGTGGTGATGATGATCGCCATGGGCTGCGCCCGAGCGCCCATGCCCGTGACCATGGTGTCGAGCTGCGCCGACGTGGCGTGTTCGTGGTATTCGTCCGTGATCGAACAGGATGGCGAAGCTCCGTCGCCCGGCTTACCGATCACTGGCTCGAATTTGGATTCATTGCTCTTAATGTGCAGGTTGGCGGCGTTGACCTTCACTCCGAAGCGCGCCCGAAGCTTGGGCGAGCGCTCCACCATCAGTTTCGCCGGGCGGAACACCTCCCAAGCCTGCTTTTCGATTGTGGCGCCGGAATAGACCTCCGCACCCTCCTCGCCATCGGCGCAGAACATATAGAGGCCGATGCCCGCGGCGATGATGCTTTTGCCGTTCTTACGCGGCACCTCGACATACATCAGCCGGTACCGTCGCGTGCCGTCCGACCGCCTGAGCCAGCCGAACGGCACCCCAATCACGAAGCACTGCCACGGCTCCAGGGTGATCAGGTGCGCCCTGGGATTTGCCGGGTCCTTTTTCGCCCATTTGCCCTTGGTGTGGGGCAGCAGGGAAATGAACCGGCAGATTTTTTCCGCTTTCACGGGGCTGAACTCGTATGCGAAGCCCTCCCGCTTCGCCCGCTCAAGATCGTCCAAGTGCCGCTGGCTGGCCAACTTTACCCATTTGCAGGCCGGAACACCGCCTTTGACCACATCGCGCGCATAGGCCAGGGCCTTGTCGTAATGGGGCGTGGCTATTGGCCCAGCTTGCTGCCCAGCACCAGCGCCGGACTGTCGGTGCCGGGCAGGGTTGCGGTTAGGCTGAGCCATCAGAAGTCGTCGAACGGGTTCCTGTCGTCAGGGGCACCGCCGGCCACGCGAGACCGGTCGGCCGGGTTATTCCCAAACTTCGCCGACCACATCGCCACACGTCGGTCGGCATCGGCGATATCCGCCAGCTCTGGTCGGGCCCGCCGCATCGGGCCGCCCTTGCCGAATGTCCAGTAATAGCGCTCGCCGGCCTCGGCCAGGACCAACTCCTCCTGCTCGCCGGTCGCCGGGTTCTTTGAGCGAAGGATCAGAGGCAGCGATAGACTTTCCCTCGCGGCCCTGGCGTCCGCGTAGGCCTCGCAATAACCCTCCAGGGCGACGCCGTCGGCTTCTGTGAGAACACCCATCTGCTCAAGCAAGGGCGCCACATAGTTCCACACGTCACGGGCTTTGGTCGAAATCCAGTCCGGTGGCAGCGGAATGCCCTCTTCCGGCCTGGGCGCGAGAGGGTTCATCCGGCAAGGCTGTGCCGTGCCGGCCAACTGCTTCATCGCGTCTGGCTTTCTCGGGCGACCCATCTTTCACCCCAGATACCTTTTTCCTCGGTTTTGCACGCGTACAAATTTCATTCCGATCCGGTGGAGGGCCCTATAGCTGGCAGGGATTTATACCCCCCACCCCCTTGGGCACTCACCCCCGCCGCCCATGTCGTCGATTGTCGCAGGCAGGGCACAGCGTTCGGAGGTTGGAAAGCTCGTCACTTCCACCCTCTCGCCTAGGATCAATATGATCGACAATCAGCCTGCCACCGCGCCCATTGTTTGGCGTTCTACAGGGCCGGTCTGGCAATCCGACACACTGGAAACCGTCGCGCTGCTTTGCCTTGCTTCGGAGCGCCTTCCAAATGGCTGATCCATAGAATGGATCATGAGCCTGAGGCTGTTTAGCCGGAGCTGGCTTCCAGCCAGGCGGACGAAAGGTATCAGGGCGCTGCGGCATAACGAACCCAAACAGCAAAAAGCCCGCTTGGGTTTCCCCGGCGGGCTGTGACGCAGGCACAATTAAGGCTTCGTATTGAATAGTGCAGGTTAACTGGCGCGCTGTCAATATCCTTTTGATAAGAAAGCACTGTGGGGTGCAGTCATGGCTCTCTGGCGCTTGGCCGTCTGCGCTCCCTGTCGCTAGGCTTCAGCATGTCTTCAAGCAGGGACCTGTCATTTCTGTAGCGCTGCTCCAGGCTGGCTTTGAAGGAAAGCGCCTGCAGGATGTTTGGATACGACGATGCGCGCGCACCGTTCACCCACACAACGTACATGGTCTTGCCGTCCACGACCTCTTCTAGCACCCGTATATCCGGCATCACTTGGACATTCATGTGGTTCCCCTCGTGGTTATTGGCCGCTCTGGACAGCCATATGAACAGCCTACGAAGGGAACCCGCAAACAGCGAAAACAAAAATCAAGACCAACTCGGGTCGCTTTAAGTGACCTGACGGAAGTTGGTATGGTCGCAATGCTGTTGCATAACAAATTGTCCACACTCGATGGTCAGCGCAGAAACACACTGTTTTTATTGTGAATATGGGCAGCTAAGTGCCGTTGACGGTTTTGATTGTAATAGGACTCATCCTATGTAACGTTTTCGCTGTCAGAATAGCAGGTAGGGGTGGTTCATGAAACGCCTGATACTTCCATGCATTTTGCTCGCTTCGTTATGCGCAACATCACAGTCTTATGGTCAAGACAGCCCAATACCTGTGCAGGGAATTGGCAATGTGAGGTGCATTGTCGTCATAAACAATTCCAGCGCATTCGAGCCAACATCGCCATACATACAGTGGGCACTAGGCTTTGTTAGCGGGGCCCATGCTAGCGTATTGGAAATTGCACTGGCAGATGGTGCAGTGATTGACCAGCAGACCGCAGACCAAGCCGCAATTGCCGCCTCAAGGATAGCAAGGCGGGGCGAAACAAGAATTTCAATCGACGTGCGGGATAAGTGCGAAAAAGACCCATCCCTTAAACTAGCGGATGCGGTGAAGTCTGCTATGGAAGATTGGTTTGATTAGCGCACCTTCAGTGATCAATTTGCATCGGCCACGCCCAATCGACAATTTCCTTCTCACGCCGGGTGGCTATGCCGTAAAGCGTGGGCGAACAAGGTTTGACGTCAATCTTTAAGCCCACGCCTTGCATCTCCGTGCCAAACAGCATACGCATCTCAAGTTGGCGGTGGACCGCAACTACGCCACCGACGAAGGACGCATAAGCCTCATGTCGTCCGATAATCTCCACTGCTGATACAGTCTGGGCTATCGGACAGAATGGAACCAGCACTTCAGCCTGCACGGCCACTTGGCCTCGCACCCGTCCTGTCCCAACATCGCGCATAACAACCTGTTTGGCTTGACGTTTTGCTGTAACTGGTCGCGGGTCAACTCGGTAGGTCCATTTGACCTCTGTTCCACCATGCCCACGGTTGTTCTCGTACCGCGTCACTGTCCGCTGTTGTGAATCGGTCTCCCGTTCTAGGGCTTTGATTTCGTCTGGACGAAGTTTGGGCGGATCACAAGACATCCAGTATTTGTCGATCCGCGGACCTGGGCGGCCGGGTCCGCGTCGCATTACAGGTTCAAACCGGGGCTGCGCCTTGGGGTCTGGTACAGCCGGCAGCAGCATCGCCTCTGCAGCATGCCACACCGCCTCTCTCTGATGCGGCGGAAGCATGCTGACAGCGGCATGCACCACTACTGCATCGATATGGTATGGGCATGCTGGTCCGTCCTGCATCTCTAGGGCGAATAGAACGTCACTCCAACGGGAGACAGACCACAGCCGCCCCCGGACCTGCTGAGCGCCGTATGTCCAACGCAGTAAATCCCACATCGTCCTCGGCGTCCTGCTTGTATCCTCCGGCCTGCGGCGTGCCGACTTCCGGGCAGCGATACCAAGCGCAAGGTCGAGGCGCGCCGACATGCGCTTCGCTTCATCATCCAGGTTCGATCGATCAGTGATCATGAAACTCATCATCCCCCCATTTCCCGGCTGTACCAGTCCAGTAGCGGCATTGCGAAGCCCTGGGCCTTGAAGGCCTGGCTGCGCGTGTCGATCACAATCAACCCTTGGCCATAGGCGCGCCGGCGCAGCACCTCCAGCTCAACAGGCGGCACCGCCACCGGCCCGGTCGGGAACCGGGACCGCAGGTCGCCAGACCGGGCCACCGGCCCCTTATGCCGGGACATGGTCGCGCCCTCCCTGCACCGGCCTATATTCCGGACAACCACGCTCCGTCAGATGCCGGTAAAGTTGCCATGGCGTCAGGATCCGGGCGACCCGGATGCCCAAGACGCGCTTGGCCACAGAAACGCAGGTCAGCGGCGCCAGCGGCAAGCCGATCGGGACTTCACTCGCGCCCCTGACCTGGGCACTGACCACGCGGTGCCCGCATAGCGTGAACCAACTGGCGAGGTTGGTTTCAGGGTCCATGGGATGGAACTCCACCTCCATTCGGGTCGACAGCGGATCGATCGTCACCCACCCTCCGACCACGCGCTGCGCAATGAACACATGGCGAAAACCGCGCTTCAGGATGCGCAGCCAGGCGATCTGCGTCTCGTTGCAGAAGACCAGCAGCACCGTGCCGACCTCTGCCTTAACCCCGCTCATTGCACCATCTCCGCGTTGAGATATTTCGCCGGCACCCGGCAACCCGGCTCGCCAGGGGCGGGCCCGAACAGATCGTCGCTCCAGAACTTGTTGCGCCGCCACCCGCTCATCCGCGCCTGCCATTTGGCGTCTTCGGGGTCGCTGCCGGTCACCGCACCGGCCATCTGCGCGGGCTTAGGCACCAGCAGCGGGGTGGCGGCGCTGGTCATGTCCTCGGTCAGGCTGTCGGTCAGATAGCCCAGGGCTTTCGGCGGCGTCCGGCCGGCGCGGCGCATCCGGTCAAACACCCGCCCCGCCACACGGCGGACCTGTTCGGGCGTCACCCCGGCATCGACCCACCGGCTGGCCGTGCGGTCATCGCCCGGCACCACCACCCGCACCGTATCCGGCCCCCAGGCGGTAAGGATCGCGGCGTCAAAGGCCTGGATGAGTGCATCTGCCGGCGATGGCTCCTCCGCCGACAACGCGACCGATGGCCCGCCGCCCCGGTCAGGTCCTGAAATTTCCTCGCGCCCGCTCGCGTCTTCAGCAGCAGTAATATTCTGATATCTGGATTCTGAAACCCGCCCGCGATGCAATAGCCGATTTTCCTTTAAGTCATTGATATCGGCTAAGTCATGGCCATTTTCAGGGATTTCTTGCGGTGTTTTCGCGGCGTTTTCAGCGCGCTTTCGATGGCTTTTCGCGGCACTTTCGGCAAAGGCCTCACCTTCGGCCTGATTGGGGGCCAGTTCGGCCTCCGCCCGCTCGTCGCTGATCCTGCCGTCCGGCGTGCGGTACAGGCGACCGGCAGCAAGCAACTGATCGCGAAGCGCCCGCCACTTGCGGACGGAACAGCCGCAGAATCGCGCGATATAGCCCTCATCGTCATCGACCGGGCCACCATGCAGGTAGATCAGGTCGATGACGACATTGTAGGCGCCCTTTTCTTCCAGGGTGAGTTTCATCATCCCGGTCAGGGCATCCTTGGGGTTTCGCTTGTACCAGGGACGAGCCATCTTGCCCTCAGCGCGGAATATCGTAACCTGTCTCGCATACGAGATGCTGAAACGGATCAACCGGTGGCATCGGCGGGCGGTGCGGCCCCACCACTTGCACCGCTTTCAGAATGATGAATTCCTGGTCTGGCTTGGCCTTGGCCAGTCGTTCAACCTCCGCCGATACGGTATGCCAGTCGTCATACCGACCAAAGCGCGGGCCACCCCCTTCCAGAATCACATAGAAGAGGCCCATGTCACGCCTCCGACGCAGGAACAAATCGAACAGGGCCATCAACGAAAATCGCGCCGGAAATAGTCTTTCCCTTGCCAAACGTCTCCGACCAAGCATCGCTGATCATCTCAACCTGCCGCTGATGCTGGGCCTGGATTTCCTCCGCGATGGCGTCAAGGCGCGACAGCATGTCGACGGCGCGGGCATCCAGCCCGTATCGGCTCCACCCCCATTGCGTATACAGGTCGTAAGCGATCAGAAAGCCGTTACAGTCTTTCCGTTGCGCCCGCACTGATACTATCGGCTCGGCCAAGTTGCTGGTGTCGCCCTGATTAACGGGCGGCGGAAGAATGCCCCAATCCATCATGCCCTTGACCACGATCCGGGCCGCCTGCGTGACGAACAGCGGGTCGATCTTGTTGGGGGCGGCGCTGCCGCCCCCGTCCTTCACGGATGCCATGATGATCCTCCTGGCAGCGCTCTATC from Niveispirillum cyanobacteriorum includes these protein-coding regions:
- a CDS encoding phage portal protein; the protein is MGWISGVMGAPAASETSGTSDPSGWLTDLFGGIITETGIRVSVSDALQVPGVAAAVQVLADDLAKVPISLHRRLPTGSEVAKDHPLHAMLSGWPAPWLSSFQWRRTLIHNALTRGNAYSRAKRSAEGVISRLTLLQPGSTTQRWTDEGEPFFDIAGPSGERGLSWQDVLHVPYRASSDGAVNGGILGVSPIAQHKEMLALCIATERFAAKFFKNGARPSAVIEMDNKFPDDTTAARIRAGLERTYGGVDNAFRIAILELGMKLKEFSFNNSDSQLVELRKEQATACAQIFGVPPHKIGILDRATFSNIEHQGIDYVTGPVSALARGLETAVETSCLTTDERQEYFVEIDLDDLKRGDMLNRYRAYAIGRQWGWLSADDILAWESMNPLPEGKGKTYLTPINMAPAGTDTSRDDGPEPKDKQER
- a CDS encoding YdaU family protein: MARPWYKRNPKDALTGMMKLTLEEKGAYNVVIDLIYLHGGPVDDDEGYIARFCGCSVRKWRALRDQLLAAGRLYRTPDGRISDERAEAELAPNQAEGEAFAESAAKSHRKRAENAAKTPQEIPENGHDLADINDLKENRLLHRGRVSESRYQNITAAEDASGREEISGPDRGGGPSVALSAEEPSPADALIQAFDAAILTAWGPDTVRVVVPGDDRTASRWVDAGVTPEQVRRVAGRVFDRMRRAGRTPPKALGYLTDSLTEDMTSAATPLLVPKPAQMAGAVTGSDPEDAKWQARMSGWRRNKFWSDDLFGPAPGEPGCRVPAKYLNAEMVQ
- a CDS encoding HNH endonuclease, which codes for MPQRPDTFRPPGWKPAPAKQPQAHDPFYGSAIWKALRSKAKQRDGFQCVGLPDRPCRTPNNGRGGRLIVDHIDPRREGGSDELSNLRTLCPACDNRRHGRRG
- a CDS encoding S49 family peptidase; protein product: MTTVFDALTAEPWAIQPDWLPRLAALAQRQGMEKDTAEAARVLREQTLAMAAGPSARRLEGARYAMVTAGGVAILPIFGPIFPRANLMTEMSGATSVAALQNDYRLALANADIGATLFLLDTPGGAVSGINAMADTIHAGRKHKPTVAFVAGAAASAGYWIASATSAIHMERTAMVGSIGVVAALPKQVEPGSDGSIAVEIVSSNAPNKRPDPTTEEGAATIRATLDAIEAQFIADVARGRATTPTRIKSDFGQGGVLVGRAAVEAGMADGIKSYDQVLAELTAQVSNKRRADALRK
- a CDS encoding phage terminase small subunit P27 family, with translation MKQLAGTAQPCRMNPLAPRPEEGIPLPPDWISTKARDVWNYVAPLLEQMGVLTEADGVALEGYCEAYADARAARESLSLPLILRSKNPATGEQEELVLAEAGERYYWTFGKGGPMRRARPELADIADADRRVAMWSAKFGNNPADRSRVAGGAPDDRNPFDDF
- a CDS encoding terminase large subunit — protein: MAQPNRNPARHRQSGAGAGQQAGPIATPHYDKALAYARDVVKGGVPACKWVKLASQRHLDDLERAKREGFAYEFSPVKAEKICRFISLLPHTKGKWAKKDPANPRAHLITLEPWQCFVIGVPFGWLRRSDGTRRYRLMYVEVPRKNGKSIIAAGIGLYMFCADGEEGAEVYSGATIEKQAWEVFRPAKLMVERSPKLRARFGVKVNAANLHIKSNESKFEPVIGKPGDGASPSCSITDEYHEHATSAQLDTMVTGMGARAQPMAIIITTAGDNIAGPCYDMRGTICKILDGAIQDDEKFGIVYTIDDGDDWANPAILRKANPNFGVSVLEDFLLARQREAVNSARARGRFLTKHLNCWVNALSGYFDMRAWADCARVNICLDDYEGRRIIVGLDLASKIDIASLKILILPEEEGGPHISFGIHYLPEATVDLPENEHYQAWRADGFLRVTDGNIIDFELIEEDILDLASRFKLQFVVYDPHQATYLVTRLQKVGVPVQEYRPLVLNFSEPMKQLDAFVRARQWVHDGCPVMTWMMSNVVSKPDKKGNVYPNKETAEKKIDGPVALISALGKAMAGEEDNTMPRDFELKVW
- a CDS encoding phage major capsid protein — translated: MPVDINALRQERAKKYDALTAILDGATGGMTADQQTAFNAAEKAVQELDETIKAAERAQALRASRAVPSNTTTADDNRPADRVPATAAEKDEPGIGLARYTRAIVAAKGNLEQAHSWAAAQFGESNPVVLDLAAAMQTNDLGGGGIFVPERLSAEMIPLLYPRTVIRRKSRSVPLVGGTDTIPTVEKGINAYYIGEGDDITTDEPSFGAINFKEREIASLVPLSNKLLRLGRAGPAAAGVDKYVRDMMVDGFAQAEDTAFYRGAGTGAAPKGLVRFILASAKFNATGGQTPTAVQIDSDTRKMILALSLASIPMIDPAWLMHDRVFLFLQDLRDSNGNKVYPSLSEPTPTFRGYPVERFNRIPVNLSDGTNSDCTEIAFGDFSFSMVADSYQLRIDASDTASYKQGNTLVSAYSKNQTLIRGLAGHDYGVSRQAAFTLLQNCRWGS